Below is a genomic region from Halobacterium sp. CBA1132.
AACCAGTACGCTAACCCCGCGAACCCCGCGGTCCACGCGGGCACGACCGGCCCGGAGATTTGGGACCAGACCGCCGGTGAGGTCACGCACTTCGTCGCGGGCGCGGGCACCGGCGGCACGCTCGTCGGCGTGAGTCACGCGCTCCGTCCGCGCGGCGTGCACGTCCACGGCTACGAACCGCCGGCGAAAGACCACGACGTCGCCGGCCTGAAGCACATGCACGACCCTTCGACGTTCGTCCCCGAGACGTTCGAGGCGGACGCGCTGGACGCCCGCGAGTACGTCGAGACGGCCACCGCCTACGAGTGGGTGCGGCGGCTGCGGCGACGCCACGAGAGCGCGACGATTCCGATTCGGGACGCCGGCCAGTGGTCCCGCGAGTTCGTGCGCTCGGAACTCCGCGTGGGCGGCGAGTTCCTCGTCGGTCCCTCGACCGGCGGCGCGCTCGCGCTGGTCGAGCGGCTGGCGGCCCGCGGCACGCTCGACGCAGAGGACGTCGTGGTCGTGCCGCTGCCGGACCGCGGCGACCGCTACCCGGACCGGGAGCCGTACGTCGATTACGACGAGTAGTTGGATTTCCAACTAAAACGCGCTTCCGGAAACCACCAAGAGGGAGGGGTACGTTAGGGTTAATTGGAATGTCTGATTACGAACTGCCGCCGCTTCCGTACGACTACGACGCTCTCGAACCGCACATCAGCGAGCAGGTGCTGACGTGGCATCACGACACGCACCATCAGGGCTACGTCAACGGCTGGAACTCCGCCGAGGAGACCCTGGAAGCCAACCGCGAGGAGGGTGACTTCTCGTCGTCGGCTGGCGCCATCGGGAACGTCACGCACAACGGCTCCGGCCACATCCTCCACGACCTGTTCTGGCAGTCCATGAGCCCCGAGGGCGGCGACGAGCCCGAGGGAGACCTGCGAGCCCGTATCGAGGAGGACTTCGGTTCCTACGAAGCCTGGGAGGGCGAGTTCCGCGCGGCCGCCTCCGCGGCGGGTGGCTGGGCGCTGCTGGTCTACGACAGCCACTCCGAGCAGCTCCGTAACGTCGTCGTCGACAAACACGACAAGGGCGCGCTCTGGGGCTCGCACCCCATCCTCGCGCTCGACGTCTGGGAGCACTCCTACTACTACGACTACGGCCCCGCTCGCGGCGACTTCGTCGACAACTTCTTCGACGTCGTCGACTGGGACGAGCCGTCCGCGCGCTACGCGGACCTCGTCGAGAAGTTCGAGTAACGCCGCATTCGACCGTCGGCCCGCCGTCCGGCATCACTGCCGCCCTGAAGACTTTTATCGGTTCCCCGTTTCGGTTCGCGCGATGCCCT
It encodes:
- a CDS encoding PLP-dependent cysteine synthase family protein, with the translated sequence MDDADPSEVGRTPLVELGAGVAPTVYGKAEWFNFGTAGHGGGSVKARVGKSMLDAAAARGELDDGRTIIEASSGNTGAAVARVGAARGHDVEIVLPDDAGRGKVDAIRDAGAELRFVDADAGYDAFVEECRRLVDDHPDEYVYPNQYANPANPAVHAGTTGPEIWDQTAGEVTHFVAGAGTGGTLVGVSHALRPRGVHVHGYEPPAKDHDVAGLKHMHDPSTFVPETFEADALDAREYVETATAYEWVRRLRRRHESATIPIRDAGQWSREFVRSELRVGGEFLVGPSTGGALALVERLAARGTLDAEDVVVVPLPDRGDRYPDREPYVDYDE
- the sod gene encoding superoxide dismutase produces the protein MSDYELPPLPYDYDALEPHISEQVLTWHHDTHHQGYVNGWNSAEETLEANREEGDFSSSAGAIGNVTHNGSGHILHDLFWQSMSPEGGDEPEGDLRARIEEDFGSYEAWEGEFRAAASAAGGWALLVYDSHSEQLRNVVVDKHDKGALWGSHPILALDVWEHSYYYDYGPARGDFVDNFFDVVDWDEPSARYADLVEKFE